From Chryseobacterium camelliae:
TTTTATGTACCTGTATGCGGGTTACCAGAAGCATGATATTGACAACCTGAACAACAGAGGATTCTGGATCTTCAACATCATGACGCAGCTTATCCTGCCAAAAGATATCAAACTGACCGCCAATTACAGCTATCTGACACCTAAAGCAGGCTACTTTTATTTTACGGCAGAAAAACCGTTCAATAATTCTTTCGACCTTACCTTAACCAAGAAATTCATGGATAACAAGCTTACGGTTTCTGTTTTTGCGAATGATATCTTTAACGGACAGGTAATGCAGGTACGCTCTAATCCGCCATATGGGGAAACCGTGTACTTGAGGAATAAATACGATACGAGAAATTTCGGCCTATCGGTAAACTATAAAATCCCGACCAAAAATAAGCTGGCCAAAGAAGATCAGAATATCCTGAACCAGCCGAAAAAAGAAGATAATGGCGGGGTAATTCCGCAGGGACAGTAAAAAGATTTAAACAACATCAATCACAACCCCCTTTACTCTAAAAAATTAAAGGGGTTTGTCATATAATCCCGGATCTCGTTTGTGCCCTTAAAAAAATCTTAATTTCAGGATTGCAATGCGCATTGAGAGACATTTTTCTCTATTTTTAAAGAAAATTTTGAATGACAAAAATTAAATCAAGTGAACGCTTTTTTTTAAACATTAGCCCTTTGCAAAGGGGTATCATCAGTCTTTTGGCTGCTGCGCTGGTTTTCTTTTTGATTTTCAGGCTGAACCTCAAACCGTTAATCATCCTCATTTTTTGCTGGTTAGCATTTTCTGTGGTTTTCCTTTTTCTGGACTGGCAGGTTATTCTCCACAGGAAAGTGGATGACATCCGGAAAAAAGCCAGGGCAGATGACGGAAATGCATTCTTTGTTTTTACCACCATTATTGTTGCCTCTCTGGCAAGCATGTTTGCCATATTTTTCCTGGTTACGTCCAAAGATAAGGGGATACAGAAAGAAATCTATTTCCTCCCGGCTGTTCTCGGCGCTATGATCCTGTCCTGGATCATGGTTCAGACCCAGTATATCTTTCATTATGCACGGGAATATTATGATGAGGATTCTTCCGGGGAAAAAGAGGAAATCGGCGGACTGGAATTTCCAACGGAAAACAAAGACGAAATATACCACCCTGACTACATGGACTTTGCATATTACTCTTTCTGCATGGGCTGTACATTTCAGGTTTCGGATGTGAGCATTACTTCCAGGAATTTAAGAAAAATAACCATGATCCACGGGCTGCTCGCTTTCTTCATGAATACTTTTGTGGTAGCGCTTACCATTAATCTTGTTGCAGGCCTTAATGGTTAAAAAGACCTGCCAGACAGATATTGCTCCTCCGGAACAAAGAAAAAAACACTCTTCGATACTTAGTCGGTTGGTGTGATATTGACCGGGAAAAACTTCCCTCATCCAACTCCCCTCTTTCAGTCCATTAATCGAATCTTTTATCCATTCAACCTAAACTCATACTTAGAAACGAATAAGAGTAACACAAAGCTGGTAACTTTTCTGCCTCAATTATAAAGGGAGCAAAGCGGGGCAGCAAAGCAGACGGATTATTCTTGTGCTTCATCAGATCAGTTTGCTGATCCTTTCTTTGCCTTCTTATCATGTGCACCGGGAAAAGCAAACTTTGCGTAAAAAAACGGATAAAAATAGAATTACAGGCAATACCTATCTGAAACTCTTAGCCTTCGGATTGATATACAAAACTTTCAGGATTCAA
This genomic window contains:
- a CDS encoding DUF1345 domain-containing protein is translated as MQRGIISLLAAALVFFLIFRLNLKPLIILIFCWLAFSVVFLFLDWQVILHRKVDDIRKKARADDGNAFFVFTTIIVASLASMFAIFFLVTSKDKGIQKEIYFLPAVLGAMILSWIMVQTQYIFHYAREYYDEDSSGEKEEIGGLEFPTENKDEIYHPDYMDFAYYSFCMGCTFQVSDVSITSRNLRKITMIHGLLAFFMNTFVVALTINLVAGLNG